One segment of Desulfosudis oleivorans Hxd3 DNA contains the following:
- the amrB gene encoding AmmeMemoRadiSam system protein B, whose product MRLFAAYLLLLCLVPATGDVPARADIRQPVAAGTFYPADPEALSRLITDLTRQAEKTAVKTPAEKPLCALILPHAGYVYSGLTAAHGALALKNRRFKRVVVMAPDHCAGIGQCAVTGADACRTPIGIIPVGTKTAARLKQSKLFVTTPPASENREHAVEVVLPFLQAWLKDFSLVPVITGPVAPQRLAGTIDSVLDETTLLVASSDLSHYLSQARAREKDRETINMILQGRTGSLVSEPDRACGAIPIETVLHLAKRHNWQPVLLHYSNSGDTAGPTDRVVGYAAVAFYGETDMTKRITQKQGKALVALARKTIFDRLGMDEGEAPEGIENEKVLHTPCGTFVTLTLDGELRGCIGSLTSDDSILEGVRRNAINAALYDPRFSPLTQEEARRMAVEVSVLTEPQPLAYKDAKDLLSKLSPGTDGVILKKGLFKATFLPQVWDQLPDAGEFLSHLCAKAGLPENAWEQGGLEVSTYQVQSFEGTE is encoded by the coding sequence ATGAGACTGTTCGCCGCATACCTTCTTCTCCTTTGCCTGGTGCCGGCCACCGGCGACGTTCCGGCCAGGGCCGACATCCGTCAACCGGTGGCCGCCGGCACCTTCTACCCGGCCGACCCCGAAGCACTGTCGCGGCTGATCACCGACCTGACCCGACAGGCGGAAAAAACCGCCGTCAAAACACCGGCAGAAAAGCCCCTTTGCGCCCTGATCCTGCCCCACGCCGGTTATGTATATTCAGGGCTGACCGCGGCTCACGGGGCACTGGCCTTGAAAAACAGGCGATTTAAACGGGTCGTTGTAATGGCCCCGGACCACTGCGCGGGCATCGGCCAGTGCGCTGTCACCGGCGCGGACGCCTGCCGGACCCCCATCGGGATCATTCCGGTTGGCACAAAGACGGCAGCCCGCCTGAAGCAGTCAAAACTATTTGTCACCACGCCACCGGCGTCGGAAAACCGGGAGCATGCCGTTGAGGTGGTGCTGCCGTTTCTGCAGGCATGGCTCAAAGATTTTTCCCTGGTGCCGGTGATCACCGGACCTGTGGCGCCGCAACGCCTTGCCGGCACCATTGATTCCGTGCTTGACGAAACCACGCTCCTTGTGGCAAGCTCTGATCTCTCCCATTACCTTTCCCAGGCCCGGGCAAGGGAAAAAGACCGGGAGACCATAAACATGATACTGCAAGGCCGGACCGGCAGCCTTGTCAGTGAGCCCGACCGCGCCTGCGGCGCCATTCCCATTGAAACGGTGCTGCACCTGGCAAAACGGCATAACTGGCAGCCGGTTCTGCTGCACTATTCCAACAGCGGTGACACGGCAGGCCCCACCGACCGGGTCGTGGGATACGCGGCTGTTGCCTTTTACGGAGAAACTGACATGACAAAGAGAATCACCCAGAAGCAGGGAAAAGCCCTGGTGGCCCTGGCCCGTAAAACTATTTTTGACCGGTTGGGCATGGACGAAGGGGAAGCCCCGGAAGGCATTGAAAATGAAAAGGTGCTGCACACCCCCTGCGGCACCTTTGTCACCCTGACCCTGGATGGGGAGTTGCGGGGCTGTATCGGCAGCCTCACGTCGGACGACTCGATTCTTGAAGGGGTCCGGCGCAACGCCATTAACGCGGCCCTTTACGATCCCCGCTTTTCGCCGCTGACCCAGGAAGAGGCCCGGCGCATGGCAGTGGAGGTCAGCGTGCTGACCGAGCCCCAGCCCCTGGCCTACAAGGACGCAAAAGACCTCCTGTCCAAACTGTCGCCGGGCACTGACGGCGTCATTCTCAAAAAGGGACTTTTCAAAGCCACCTTCCTGCCCCAGGTGTGGGACCAGCTTCCCGATGCCGGTGAATTTCTGTCCCACCTGTGCGCCAAGGCGGGCCTGCCGGAAAACGCATGGGAGCAGGGGGGGCTGGAAGTCTCCACCTACCAGGTGCAGTCTTTTGAAGGTACTGAATAG
- a CDS encoding spermine/spermidine synthase domain-containing protein codes for MKVLNSPVNSLILATGVSSVVTQLLTIREFLAQFAGNEWTIAVVFFNWLVLGGLGTFLARPAGRGLLPVSPAALARLSMVAAVLPVVHLLAIRILRDLFFTFGTQAGFYGLLTFSFFTTAPYCLLIGFLLPYSLLVLRSREPGYAGASVYMTDNIGDVAGGALFSFVLIFLATPMTALMITGFFLLIAALWLFTTIRQMRAATLAGAGAAALILMAGLAVEQATLAPGQGEVVHYKESRYGRIVVTRHQLQHTLFVDGRPVAGTSDPQAAEEMAHYPLAQVDTPGRVLLVSALSGILGEIEKHRPGHIDYVELDPEVAGAMFRFDLLSPAPNVTVIHQDARRLLAGPGPAYDAIIVCLPEPDTFQLNRFYTESFFVQARRRLSPGGVLAFAMEGFDAYVAEADRRKLSTVYNTAARTFAHVALVPGGKTFFLCSDRPVTLDIPDRLEKKGVSTAHVSGYFHGTITPRRVAYLSAQIDPVAPVNTDLSPVLMQQMFTRWFSLFGQSPAPFFLAAGLVLAVWLVRASAGEVVLFSNGFVHMAAEILAIFAFQIFFGYIYFQIGLLVTVFLAGLLPGAWMGQRLQQRSKTTILGTDALLIVLVGGFALLLYGIKANLSPWAYLVFGFAVSWACGFQFAAILQRFGDTHKLAVNAFSADLVGAAFGALAASILLIPRFGLAGTAIVLIGLKLISMLVMGMHHETDLPA; via the coding sequence TTGAAGGTACTGAATAGCCCGGTTAACTCCCTGATTCTGGCCACCGGCGTATCGTCGGTGGTCACCCAGCTGCTGACCATCCGCGAGTTCCTGGCCCAGTTTGCCGGCAACGAATGGACCATTGCGGTGGTTTTTTTCAACTGGCTCGTGCTCGGCGGCCTGGGCACCTTTCTGGCCCGGCCGGCGGGCCGGGGCCTGCTCCCTGTTTCGCCGGCGGCGCTGGCCCGGCTCTCCATGGTCGCAGCGGTCCTACCGGTGGTCCACCTGCTGGCCATCCGGATCCTGCGTGACCTTTTTTTTACCTTTGGCACCCAGGCCGGGTTTTACGGCCTGCTGACCTTCTCTTTTTTCACCACAGCCCCCTACTGTCTGCTGATCGGGTTTCTGCTGCCCTACAGCCTCCTGGTGCTCCGGTCCCGGGAGCCCGGCTATGCCGGCGCCTCCGTTTACATGACCGACAACATCGGGGACGTGGCCGGCGGCGCCTTGTTCTCCTTTGTGCTGATTTTTCTGGCCACCCCCATGACGGCCCTGATGATCACGGGCTTTTTCCTGCTGATCGCCGCCCTCTGGCTTTTTACCACGATAAGACAAATGCGGGCGGCCACCCTTGCGGGGGCCGGTGCCGCGGCCCTCATCCTGATGGCCGGCCTGGCTGTTGAGCAGGCCACTCTGGCGCCGGGCCAGGGAGAGGTCGTTCATTACAAAGAGTCCCGCTACGGCCGCATCGTGGTTACCCGCCACCAGCTTCAGCACACCCTTTTTGTGGATGGCCGGCCCGTGGCCGGCACATCCGATCCCCAGGCCGCCGAAGAAATGGCTCACTATCCCCTGGCCCAGGTCGACACGCCCGGCCGGGTGCTGCTGGTGTCGGCCCTGTCCGGCATCCTTGGCGAAATTGAAAAACACCGGCCCGGCCATATCGACTACGTGGAACTGGACCCGGAAGTGGCCGGCGCCATGTTCCGGTTCGACCTGCTCTCCCCGGCCCCCAACGTGACCGTGATCCACCAGGATGCCCGGCGCCTGCTGGCCGGTCCGGGCCCGGCCTATGACGCCATTATCGTCTGCCTGCCCGAGCCTGACACCTTTCAGCTCAACCGGTTTTACACCGAATCTTTCTTTGTTCAGGCCCGCCGGCGGCTTTCCCCCGGCGGGGTTCTGGCCTTTGCCATGGAGGGGTTTGACGCCTACGTGGCCGAAGCCGACCGGCGAAAGCTCTCCACGGTTTACAACACCGCGGCCCGCACCTTTGCCCACGTGGCCCTGGTGCCCGGCGGAAAGACCTTTTTCCTCTGTTCGGACCGGCCCGTGACCCTGGACATTCCGGATCGCCTTGAAAAAAAGGGGGTTTCCACGGCCCATGTATCGGGATATTTTCACGGTACAATCACACCCCGGCGGGTGGCCTACCTTTCCGCCCAAATCGACCCGGTGGCCCCTGTCAATACCGACCTCTCCCCGGTCCTGATGCAGCAAATGTTTACCCGGTGGTTTTCCCTGTTCGGCCAGTCCCCGGCCCCCTTCTTCCTGGCCGCCGGCCTGGTGCTGGCCGTCTGGCTGGTCCGGGCCTCGGCCGGAGAGGTGGTGCTCTTTTCCAACGGCTTTGTTCACATGGCCGCCGAGATCCTGGCCATCTTTGCCTTCCAGATCTTTTTCGGCTATATTTACTTTCAAATCGGCCTGCTGGTGACGGTGTTTCTGGCCGGTCTCCTGCCCGGCGCGTGGATGGGACAGCGCCTGCAACAGCGGTCAAAAACAACCATTCTGGGGACAGACGCCCTGCTGATCGTGCTGGTGGGAGGGTTTGCCCTTCTGCTGTACGGCATAAAGGCAAACCTCAGCCCCTGGGCCTACCTGGTGTTCGGCTTTGCTGTCTCCTGGGCCTGCGGATTCCAGTTTGCCGCCATTCTTCAACGGTTCGGCGACACCCATAAACTTGCCGTCAACGCCTTTTCCGCCGACCTGGTGGGCGCCGCCTTCGGGGCCCTTGCCGCCAGCATTCTGCTGATTCCCCGGTTCGGCCTGGCCGGCACGGCCATAGTCCTGATAGGTCTTAAACTGATCAGCATGCTGGTAATGGGAATGCATCATGAAACAGATCTCCCGGCGTGA
- the amrS gene encoding AmmeMemoRadiSam system radical SAM enzyme: MKQISRREFLAAGMTGAALLCFPGPSAGFDLWGTKTRRASGPSDITGSVFKNSAPETPWKWSVEAFDYVKHADRSVTCAICPHECRLLPGDRGLCRSRVNIDGVLYSLVYGNPCSINVDPVEKKPLFHFLPRTTAFSIAGAGCNFRCLNCQNWEISQATPETLRHYELFPDGVVQSAGQAGAASIAYTYSEAVTFFEYMYDTARLARQQGIKSLLISNGYISKNPLSALCDVIDGANINLKSFDDALYRKLNGGRLAPVLDTLETLHRRGVHLEVTHLVVPGYTDEESLFRRMCAWIVEALGPDHPLHLLRFFPQYRLNRLAPTPVEVLTRFRNLAMAAGIRYVYVGNVPDHEGVHTRCPNCNRVLIFRHGYNVTQPGIKNGRCAACGTAIPGVWV; the protein is encoded by the coding sequence ATGAAACAGATCTCCCGGCGTGAATTTCTGGCCGCGGGTATGACGGGCGCGGCCCTGCTCTGCTTTCCCGGCCCGTCGGCGGGGTTTGACCTGTGGGGAACAAAGACCCGCCGGGCCTCCGGCCCTTCTGATATCACGGGGTCGGTGTTTAAAAACAGCGCGCCGGAAACTCCCTGGAAATGGTCTGTCGAAGCCTTTGACTACGTAAAGCATGCCGACCGAAGCGTTACCTGCGCCATCTGCCCCCATGAATGCCGGCTTTTACCGGGAGACCGGGGCCTGTGCCGCTCCAGGGTCAATATCGACGGGGTTCTCTACTCCCTGGTCTACGGCAACCCCTGTTCAATCAATGTGGACCCGGTGGAAAAAAAGCCGCTTTTCCATTTTCTGCCCCGGACCACGGCCTTTTCCATTGCCGGGGCCGGGTGCAACTTCCGGTGCCTCAACTGTCAGAACTGGGAGATCTCCCAGGCGACTCCGGAAACACTGCGCCACTACGAGCTCTTTCCCGACGGCGTGGTCCAGTCGGCCGGGCAGGCCGGCGCCGCGTCCATTGCCTACACCTATTCGGAAGCGGTCACCTTTTTTGAATACATGTACGACACCGCGCGCCTGGCCAGACAACAAGGCATCAAAAGCCTTCTGATCTCCAACGGGTATATCAGCAAAAATCCGCTTTCGGCCCTGTGTGACGTCATCGACGGGGCCAACATTAACTTAAAATCCTTTGACGACGCCCTCTACCGCAAACTCAACGGCGGCCGGCTGGCCCCAGTGCTCGACACCCTTGAAACTCTGCACCGGCGGGGGGTTCACCTGGAGGTCACCCACCTGGTGGTGCCGGGCTATACCGACGAGGAGTCCCTGTTCCGGCGGATGTGCGCATGGATTGTCGAGGCCCTGGGGCCTGATCACCCCCTTCACCTGCTTCGCTTTTTCCCCCAGTACCGGCTCAACCGCCTTGCCCCCACCCCGGTGGAGGTCCTGACCCGGTTCCGAAACCTTGCCATGGCCGCCGGCATCCGCTATGTTTACGTGGGCAACGTGCCGGACCATGAAGGGGTCCATACCCGGTGCCCCAACTGTAACCGCGTGCTGATTTTCCGCCACGGGTACAACGTGACCCAGCCGGGCATAAAAAACGGCCGGTGCGCCGCGTGCGGCACCGCCATACCCGGGGTGTGGGTTTGA
- a CDS encoding B12-binding domain-containing radical SAM protein — translation MKKQPRLLLTGAFKPFAIDNIYSRKESIPELFHNQITHFQGIYSPRIHYPTYGLHLIGANVPADVTVLDFPTWPRFIAEIKKGYDYVGIGSIIPNFYKVKRMTEAIREYAPQSKIIIGGFVAMLPDLEKTVEADHVCIGEGIRFVRELLGFSPDFDFVHPDVGNRTLQVLGIPTNSYLPCLVTALGCNRGCDFCSTTHFFGQKHHMLLDTGEDVFKEMVRLERRHRTVAMGLVGDDNFTAHVKRAKELRDLMVKHEKPYSYGTFGSADALLRFDPKEIAEMGVDTLWIGRESKFQTYAKNAGADMKTLVDELGRWGVRVILSSILLLDCHTPENIWEEIDDHIAARPAFSQFAHLSPVPGTPLYERLNRENRILEGIPYEECHAFKQPWFFHPRFSLHQAEQIQRAAYLKEFHELGPGLARLIHTTFRGYLSFKGSGSAPLEKRARLIEKRMWFYKSALYDMELLAPDEKLRAVVRDIRKDVELMVGRLTAFEKSVAMAAFSMGTARKGATALFGDVIQPKTTYHHYPADWKRAE, via the coding sequence GTGAAAAAACAACCCAGGCTGCTGCTGACCGGCGCATTCAAACCGTTTGCCATTGACAACATTTACAGCCGAAAGGAGTCCATTCCCGAGCTGTTTCACAACCAGATCACCCATTTCCAGGGCATCTACTCCCCCCGCATTCACTATCCCACCTACGGCCTTCACCTGATAGGGGCCAATGTGCCGGCGGATGTGACGGTGCTTGACTTTCCCACCTGGCCCCGGTTTATCGCGGAAATCAAAAAGGGGTATGACTATGTGGGCATCGGCTCCATCATTCCCAATTTTTACAAGGTCAAGCGCATGACCGAGGCCATTCGCGAATACGCGCCGCAAAGCAAAATCATTATCGGCGGGTTTGTCGCCATGCTGCCCGATCTTGAAAAAACCGTTGAGGCAGACCATGTCTGCATCGGCGAGGGCATTCGGTTCGTGCGCGAGCTGCTGGGGTTTTCCCCTGATTTTGACTTTGTCCATCCGGACGTGGGCAACCGCACCCTCCAGGTGCTGGGCATTCCCACAAACAGCTACCTGCCCTGCCTGGTAACGGCCCTGGGCTGCAACCGGGGGTGCGACTTCTGCTCCACCACCCATTTTTTCGGCCAGAAGCACCATATGCTCCTGGACACGGGAGAGGATGTCTTTAAGGAGATGGTCCGGCTGGAGCGGCGCCACCGCACCGTGGCCATGGGCCTGGTGGGGGACGACAACTTCACCGCCCATGTAAAAAGGGCAAAAGAACTCCGGGACCTGATGGTAAAGCATGAAAAGCCCTATTCCTACGGCACCTTCGGGTCGGCCGACGCCCTGCTCCGGTTTGATCCAAAAGAGATTGCCGAAATGGGCGTCGACACCTTGTGGATCGGCCGGGAAAGCAAATTCCAGACCTATGCCAAGAACGCCGGCGCGGACATGAAAACCCTGGTGGACGAACTGGGGCGATGGGGCGTGCGCGTGATTCTCTCCTCCATTCTGCTGCTGGACTGCCATACCCCGGAAAACATATGGGAAGAGATCGACGATCACATCGCGGCCCGGCCCGCCTTCAGCCAGTTTGCCCATCTCTCGCCCGTGCCGGGCACACCGCTTTACGAACGATTAAACAGGGAAAACAGAATACTGGAGGGCATTCCCTACGAAGAGTGCCACGCCTTTAAGCAGCCCTGGTTTTTCCATCCCCGGTTTTCCCTTCACCAGGCTGAGCAGATTCAGCGCGCGGCCTACTTAAAGGAGTTCCACGAGCTGGGCCCGGGCCTGGCCCGGCTGATTCATACCACCTTCCGCGGGTACCTCTCTTTTAAGGGATCGGGCTCGGCCCCGCTTGAAAAACGGGCTCGGCTCATTGAAAAACGGATGTGGTTCTACAAAAGCGCCCTTTACGACATGGAGCTGCTGGCGCCGGATGAAAAGCTGCGGGCCGTGGTCCGGGACATTCGCAAAGACGTGGAACTCATGGTGGGCCGGCTGACCGCTTTTGAAAAAAGCGTGGCCATGGCCGCCTTTTCCATGGGTACCGCCCGCAAAGGAGCCACTGCCCTGTTCGGCGACGTGATTCAACCCAAAACCACGTATCATCACTATCCGGCGGACTGGAAGCGGGCGGAATAA
- a CDS encoding B12-binding domain-containing radical SAM protein, producing MTVRTLRSVRRVMLIFPPMHDIRHVDTMVCPPMGIASLAAHIRDRVEVQLLDCLAENGARRVAVSEKIERVGLPYDDILARIRGFAPDMVGLSCIFSSQFSCVTEIARRVKKEIDPEMIVVTGGTHPSFLPEMTLEHPYIDYVVLGEGELGLERIIEAHNSGGRIEDIDGIAFRTKSGVQVNPRTTWIEDLDVLPLPARDLLPMENYFAATVPMGLHWRKKRNTPIVSSRGCPFGCPFCSSHLHWGKRFRKRSAENVLAEIEHLKSRYNIQELKWQDDNLTADRNRAKAIFSGMIDRGLTMPWNTPNGIALWTLDEEMLALMKKSGCYELTLAIESGDPLSFARYVRKPFTLDKARHVAALARRTGIATVAYFIIGFPGETLAQIENSMRYALLLGADYLVPFIYNPLPGSELWKRCVDEGLISDTYAYEGGNNYFQSDLSGADFTSKDLRRIQSLTYFKNLLRLPFRNPREFAAWYSRQLFAHPDFLRTFFLHVRQTLLRQ from the coding sequence ATGACCGTTCGAACCCTGCGGTCGGTCAGGCGGGTGATGCTGATTTTTCCGCCCATGCACGACATTCGCCACGTGGATACCATGGTCTGCCCGCCCATGGGCATTGCGTCTCTGGCCGCCCATATTCGGGACCGGGTGGAGGTGCAGCTTCTGGACTGCCTGGCCGAAAACGGCGCCCGCCGGGTGGCGGTCAGCGAAAAGATTGAGCGGGTGGGCCTGCCCTATGACGATATTCTGGCCCGCATCCGCGGGTTTGCGCCAGACATGGTGGGCCTCTCCTGTATTTTTTCCAGCCAGTTTTCCTGCGTAACCGAGATTGCCCGCCGGGTCAAAAAGGAGATCGACCCGGAGATGATCGTTGTGACCGGCGGCACCCACCCCTCCTTTCTGCCGGAAATGACCCTGGAGCATCCTTACATTGACTACGTGGTGCTGGGCGAAGGGGAGCTGGGGCTGGAACGGATCATTGAAGCCCACAACAGCGGCGGCCGGATCGAGGATATCGACGGCATCGCCTTTCGCACCAAAAGCGGGGTTCAGGTCAATCCCCGCACCACATGGATAGAGGATCTGGATGTGCTTCCCCTGCCAGCCAGAGATCTTCTGCCCATGGAAAACTATTTTGCGGCAACGGTGCCCATGGGCCTGCACTGGCGAAAAAAGAGAAACACGCCCATCGTGTCCAGCCGGGGCTGCCCGTTTGGCTGCCCGTTCTGCTCCTCCCATCTTCACTGGGGCAAACGGTTTCGCAAACGGTCCGCCGAAAACGTGCTCGCCGAGATTGAGCATCTTAAAAGCCGGTACAACATTCAGGAGTTAAAGTGGCAGGATGACAACCTGACCGCGGACCGAAACCGGGCAAAGGCGATCTTCTCGGGCATGATCGACCGGGGGCTTACCATGCCCTGGAACACGCCCAACGGCATTGCCCTCTGGACCCTGGACGAGGAAATGCTGGCCCTGATGAAAAAAAGCGGCTGTTATGAACTGACCCTGGCCATTGAGTCCGGAGATCCGCTCTCGTTCGCGCGGTATGTGCGCAAGCCCTTTACCCTGGACAAGGCCCGGCATGTGGCGGCCCTGGCCCGGCGGACAGGTATTGCCACGGTTGCCTATTTTATCATCGGGTTTCCCGGCGAGACCCTGGCCCAGATTGAAAACTCCATGCGGTACGCGCTTTTGCTGGGGGCGGATTACCTGGTGCCGTTTATCTACAACCCCCTTCCCGGCTCCGAGCTGTGGAAACGGTGCGTGGACGAGGGCCTTATATCCGATACCTACGCCTATGAGGGGGGCAACAACTATTTTCAGTCCGATTTAAGCGGCGCCGATTTTACCAGCAAGGATCTGCGGCGCATTCAGAGCCTGACCTATTTTAAGAACCTGTTGCGCCTGCCGTTTCGCAATCCCCGGGAATTTGCCGCCTGGTACAGCCGCCAGCTGTTTGCCCATCCCGATTTTCTAAGAACTTTTTTTCTCCATGTGCGCCAGACACTTTTGCGGCAGTAA
- a CDS encoding B12-binding domain-containing radical SAM protein yields the protein MADISRPLRPIRRVMLLFPPMYDVKLIDTMVVPPMGIACLGAYIRDMVEVSLLDCVAEGYRQAAPVNREVELVGLSADEILARIRACAPDMVGISCIFSGQIACVEQLSRRIRDEIDPDMVIATGGTHPSFLPEQTLTRTAVDYVVLGEGELGLKQIIEAHNSGNRIDNIDGIAFRTENGVHVNPRTTWIEDLDTLPLPARDLLPMETYFSARLPMGFHWRKTRNTPIVSSRGCPFGCPFCSSWRHWGQRFRKRSPENVLAEIEHLKTRYNIQELKWQDDNLTADRNRAKAIFSGMIDRGLVMPWNTPNGIALWTLDEEMLDLMKKSGCFEITLAVESGDPASFEKYVRKPFTLDTAKRIAGLARERGIATVAYFILGFPGETIDQIKNSMRYALDLGVDYLSPFVYTPLPGSDLWQQCVETGLVTDGYSYKDANNFFKPDFDTQLFDIDEVYRLQGRAYLTNLAKLPFRNPAEFLAWYSRRLIFRPVFLRDFFQNLWKFRLQVFINRRVVRTADRKGRQ from the coding sequence ATGGCGGATATTTCAAGACCCCTGCGCCCCATTCGGCGGGTGATGCTGCTCTTTCCGCCCATGTACGATGTCAAGCTCATCGACACCATGGTGGTGCCGCCCATGGGCATTGCCTGCCTGGGGGCCTATATTCGGGACATGGTGGAGGTCTCCCTTCTGGACTGCGTGGCCGAGGGGTATCGGCAGGCCGCGCCGGTCAACCGGGAGGTGGAACTGGTGGGCCTTTCCGCGGACGAGATTCTCGCCCGAATCCGGGCCTGCGCGCCTGACATGGTGGGCATCTCCTGCATTTTTTCCGGCCAGATCGCCTGCGTGGAACAGCTCAGCCGCCGTATTCGGGACGAGATTGATCCCGACATGGTGATCGCCACCGGCGGTACCCACCCCTCTTTTCTGCCGGAGCAGACCCTGACCCGGACCGCGGTGGATTACGTAGTGCTGGGCGAGGGCGAGCTGGGCTTGAAACAGATTATCGAGGCCCACAACAGCGGGAACCGGATCGACAACATCGACGGCATCGCCTTTCGCACCGAAAACGGCGTTCACGTCAACCCCCGCACCACCTGGATAGAGGACCTGGACACCCTTCCTCTCCCGGCCCGGGACCTTCTGCCCATGGAGACCTATTTTTCCGCCCGGCTGCCCATGGGGTTTCACTGGCGCAAAACCCGCAACACCCCTATTGTGTCCAGCCGGGGATGTCCCTTTGGCTGCCCGTTCTGCTCCTCCTGGCGCCACTGGGGCCAGCGGTTTCGCAAACGGTCACCGGAAAACGTGCTGGCCGAGATCGAACACCTGAAAACCCGGTACAACATTCAGGAGTTAAAGTGGCAGGACGACAACCTCACCGCGGACAGAAACCGGGCAAAGGCGATCTTTTCGGGTATGATCGACCGGGGGCTTGTCATGCCGTGGAACACGCCCAACGGCATCGCCCTCTGGACCCTGGATGAAGAAATGCTGGACCTGATGAAAAAGAGCGGATGCTTTGAAATTACCCTGGCCGTGGAGTCCGGGGACCCGGCCTCCTTTGAAAAATACGTACGCAAACCCTTTACCCTGGACACGGCAAAGCGAATCGCCGGCCTGGCCAGGGAGAGGGGGATTGCCACGGTGGCCTATTTTATTCTCGGGTTTCCCGGAGAGACCATCGACCAGATTAAAAATTCCATGCGCTACGCCCTGGACCTGGGCGTGGATTATCTTTCTCCTTTTGTCTATACGCCGCTGCCCGGCTCCGATTTGTGGCAGCAATGCGTTGAAACGGGTCTGGTCACCGATGGCTACTCTTACAAGGATGCCAACAATTTTTTCAAACCCGATTTTGATACCCAGCTTTTTGATATTGACGAGGTGTATCGCCTTCAGGGCAGGGCCTACCTGACCAACCTGGCAAAGCTTCCCTTTCGCAACCCGGCCGAGTTTCTGGCCTGGTACAGCCGCCGTCTGATCTTTCGGCCGGTTTTTCTGCGTGATTTTTTTCAAAACCTCTGGAAGTTTCGGCTGCAGGTGTTTATCAACAGGAGAGTCGTACGGACAGCGGATCGAAAGGGACGGCAATGA